One segment of Solanum stenotomum isolate F172 chromosome 1, ASM1918654v1, whole genome shotgun sequence DNA contains the following:
- the LOC125851569 gene encoding U-box domain-containing protein 11, producing MEVKRRAVKNLVTKLSSVSEQTRTEAICELRLISKNDPDSRPLIADAGAVPYLSESLYSSNKLSQENATATLHNLSISHKDLLMSTRGLLDALSHALRNPSSPSVAQCAAGTIFSLLTVESYRSIIGHKRDILFGLIDIIKNPNSHSRTVKDALKALFGIALYPMNRAHIVELGAVPPLFSLLCNDGRAGILEDVTAVIAQIAGCEESWEAFRKISGVGVLVDMLDSSTGSSNRTKENAISALLNLVQCGGEETVNSIRGIVLGAVDGINEVAENGTDKGRSKAMALLKILDVSSCTFQEEHMDYLSNHSL from the coding sequence ATGGAGGTCAAACGAAGGGCGGTGAAGAATCTCGTTACGAAGCTGAGTTCTGTATCGGAGCAAACACGAACAGAAGCAATTTGTGAGCTGAGATTGATTTCGAAGAATGATCCCGATAGTAGACCGTTGATCGCCGACGCCGGTGCGGTTCCGTATTTATCGGAATCGCTGTACTCGTCGAATAAATTGTCTCAGGAGAACGCAACTGCGACGTTGCATAATCTCTCAATTTCTCACAAAGACTTGCTGATGTCGACGCGGGGGCTCCTTGATGCTCTTTCTCACGCTCTCCGGAATCCGTCTTCTCCTTCCGTCGCTCAGTGCGCCGCTGGCACCATTTTCAGCTTATTGACTGTCGAGTCTTATCGGTCAATCATTGGGCACAAACGTGATATCCTTTTTGGTCTTATAGACATAATAAAAAACCCTAATTCGCATTCTAGAACGGTAAAAGATGCGCTCAAAGCTCTTTTTGGTATTGCGCTTTACCCGATGAATCGTGCTCATATTGTTGAGCTTGGGGCTGTACCTCCGTTGTTTTCGTTGCTGTGTAATGATGGTAGAGCAGGGATATTGGAGGATGTTACTGCGGTGATTGCTCAAATTGCTGGTTGTGAGGAGAGCTGGGAAGCGTTTAGGAAGATATCAGGGGTTGGGGTATTGGTGGATATGTTGGATAGTTCTACTGGATCAAGCAATCGAACTAAAGAGAACGCAATTTCAGCGTTGCTCAATTTGGTGCAATGTGGCGGAGAAGAGACAGTCAATAGTATTCGTGGCATAGTTTTAGGGGCAGTGGATGGCATAAATGAAGTGGCAGAAAATGGAACGGATAAAGGGAGGAGCAAGGCAATGGCGTTGTTGAAGATACTTGATGTGAGTTCTTGTACGTTTCAAGAGGAGCATATGGACTACTTATCAAACCACTCATTATGA